The Yamadazyma tenuis chromosome 2, complete sequence sequence AGACCTTTATGTCACTTGGCTATAGAGtttggaaatcaaagcAAAAATGATTGTATTCGTGCGGTTTGCTCGAGATCACCACCACGACGCTACGGCCTCACAGTGTTCACTCTGATTGGATTGTAGGTCCATTAGACCCCAGTTGACCCTCTCTTTGATACAACGATGCAACAAGACGCCGAACATCAGTTCGTGTATTCTTGTCTCCTCCAAACGCCTGGGGTCCATACTTACTCACGTCTAGGATTTGCTAAAGTGGTTGTATATTTTATCTTATACAGTCtatgcttcttcttttctggCTTGTTTCACCTGTGCCAACTCTTGCTTTCTTCttatcaaatccaagtttTCACACTCTTCCCAGGCATGTTTATCGTGTCCACAATCCACAGAGCCATTTGCACTTTGTCTAATAAGACATGTTTGATATAATGCAAAGTAAAACGCACATCTGTCTCTCCATTTCAAAGGAACCTTATATTTTTGCAAGTCGTCATCGGaaacttgaatttggtTGTTAGTAAACTGTTGGTGATATACTGGGTGATATCAAATGGTACCCAAATGCAGGTGGAGCTACGTACGAAGCGGAGGAAATTTGGTTACTGACATTGTCCAATGAAAGAATTGATAAATAAGAAAAGAGTTTTTCCTCAAGTGTGCGAACTGTGTGCGAGGTGCACCGCGGTGTTGGTGGGAGCTGGCACCAGTGGTGGGTGCGGCTTGGCTGGCAGTGGCGGTAGAGGCGTGAGAGAAATCACAAACTACAAaagacaccaccaacaactaCTGGTAAGAGACTTCTCCGACCCTTGTCTCTTTAATGCCTGAATAAAACACCTCGTCAGATAACAGAGTGTGTAGTCAGCGAAACCGAAAGTCGAAACTCTGTCAAACTTGTGAACTTTCTTAACTGATGTGTATTATGCTATCTATAGTGTGTTTTGTTGTGAAGTTCATTGACGAACCCTAATGGCCGTCGTCCAACCgcttcttcaataaataGTACTGGCATTTGTAAAACTCAtctttggtggaagagCAGAAGGTAAGTCCTTTGTCCAAACATTTGTAATAGTTGATCAAAGGGTTGGCACAAGAGTCTCTATGCAAAAGGGGCACGTTGTGTTCATCCAACTCACTGATGGGTGGAATCGCCTGAAACTCGTAATGTTCACTGTGTCCCATGTTTGATATAGGAAAAGTTTGGCTTGGCCAATTGTTTTAGTCGCATTTGAAGCATTTGGTGCGGGTTGGTGGTGCGGTCGTGTGTGGCATAAACATATACGCTATATAAGATTACTGCTCTTCGATGTCGTACACCAAGTGACCATCAGCTTTAGGGTCATAAGGAGTCAATAAGTACTTAGAGAACCGTTTTAAGTTTTCAACCCCTCTGATTTCC is a genomic window containing:
- a CDS encoding uncharacterized protein (COG:C; EggNog:ENOG503PTN1), with the protein product MGHSEHYEFQAIPPISELDEHNVPLLHRDSCANPLINYYKCLDKGLTFCSSTKDEFYKCQYYLLKKRLDDGH
- a CDS encoding uncharacterized protein (COG:C; EggNog:ENOG503P545) translates to MSVTKFPPLLSDDDLQKYKVPLKWRDRCAFYFALYQTCLIRQSANGSVDCGHDKHAWEECENLDLIRRKQELAQVKQARKEEA